The following proteins come from a genomic window of Dreissena polymorpha isolate Duluth1 chromosome 1, UMN_Dpol_1.0, whole genome shotgun sequence:
- the LOC127865098 gene encoding uncharacterized protein LOC127865098, producing the protein MSSIAKRKRTISIEEKSKRKKDAKTSYNLGRITIGSEVVRWRDFQRQHKFRSNEETARFLLDHISSCGKKVEQKATTSTPFKTRLSVFEPPVSGISSISSEAESVTTITATEGKSSSDDQTTMTAPGPDISHAGGTEVAATCTTVPSVRKKGHGILSNPKFASFTEPFNDRKQNWSLINSLSMDVTNIEDEDEDEDDSDYEPSFSFEAVLPDDVNQNYEEAAFEEEAFGKDGCDDDADAEEESADDDPCPGIQRLKTEADSVHLIGSAVCFAYVSAILSLTRIKVMSCSLTGCTDPTNICVTDYIIGSALYLKWVCGGSHILNRWCAQPVLNRRLHGDGRNDSPGHSAQYCSYTMMEYDSKKILTLRTLDKRSTDRKSTNMEKVGFEQALQELTDNNIAVEEVVTDAHLGIGSIMNKKYPEIKHSHYIWHAAKKLAKRLGKIVKKKANQI; encoded by the exons atgtcGTCAATTGCAAAGAGAAAGCGTACAATATCGATAGAAGAAAAATCAAAACGCAAAAAGGATGCGAAAACATCGTATAATCTTGGCCGTATCACTATTGGAAGTGAAGTTGTAAGGTGGAGAGACTTTCAAAGGCAGCACAAATTTCGATCGAACGAGGAAACCGCCCGTTTTCTTTTAGATCA TATTTCCAGCTGTGGGAAGAAAGTAGAACAGAAAGCTACAACAAGCACTCCATTCAAAACAAGACTATCTGTTTTTGAACCTCCAGTATCTGGAATATCTTCCATTTCCAGTGAAGCAGAGAG tgTAACTACCATAACTGCCACAGAAGGCAAAAGCTCCTCAGATGATCAGACCACAATGACAGCACCTGGACCTGACATCAGTCATGCCGGTGGTACAGAGGTGGCAGCAACTTGTACCACGGTTCCTTCAGTGCGGAAAAAGGGACATGGAATATTATCCAACCCAAAGTTTGCCTCATTCACAGAGCCTTTCAA TGACAGAAAACAAAATTGGAGTCTTATTAACAGCCTGTCCATGGATGTCACAAATATTGAGGACGAGGATGAAGATGAAGACGACTCTGACTATGAACCTAGTTTCAGCTTTGAAGCTGTCTT ACCAGATGATGTTAACCAAAACTATGAGGAAGCAGCATTTGAAGAAGAGGCATTTGGAAAagatggttgtgatgatgatgctgatgcagAAGAAGAGTCTGCAGATGATGACCCTTGTCCTGGCATTCAAAGGCTAAAGACTGAGGCAGACAGTGTGCACTTGATAGGTTCCGCTGTCTGTTTTGCATATGTCTCGGCAATCTTGTCTCTTACCCGTATTAAAGTGATGTCCTGTTCATTGACAGGATGCACAGATCCAACCAATATCTGTGTCACAGATTATATCATTGGATCAGCGTTGTATCTCAAATGG GTGTGTGGCGGTAGCCATATACTAAACCGCTGGTGTGCTCAGCCTGTGTTGAACCGGAGGCTACATG gAGACGGACGGAATGATTCTCCAGGCCATTCTGCTCAGTATTGTTCATACACCATGATGGAATATGACAGCAAAAAAATTTTAACCTTAAGAACACTGGACAAAAGATCAACGGACCGAAAATCAACCAACATGGAGAAAGTTGGATTCGAACAGGCTCTCCAGGAATTGACTGACAATAACATTGCAGTTGAGGAAGTTGTGACAGATGCCCATCTAGGAATCGGCTCAATTATGA